The following is a genomic window from Parus major isolate Abel chromosome 14, Parus_major1.1, whole genome shotgun sequence.
ACTTTGAAGGGAATCCACATCCAGTAACACTGAAGCACATTACTGGTAAATACTCTGGCAAACTACTTTGACAACACAAGTAGacaggtgctttttttttttcatctgatgTACTGCTGGTCTTACACAGAAGGCAAAATTTTATGGTATAGTGATGCAGATAGAACAATTTCTTTGTATCTCAAGTCAGCCTCTTTATTTCAGTGAACTCATGTTTTCAAACCCAGTGAGTGCAGAACTCAGGGATATAGCTGACTGATCACAGCTTTATCTTTTTCCCGTACAGTTTtaacaagaaaatgcaaagggACGTTTTAATCTTTTCCTTGGTCTGATGACACTGAATCCCATAGTGGGGCAGTCCAAAGAgactttgaaacaaaaataatttaatgtgcTTTGCTTTTTACTGCTGGTGGTGTCCAAGACTGTTCACAGTCATGTGTGAGTTGTGCGTGTGTGAAAGTGTGAAAAGCACAAGCATTTCTACACTTTTGTGACTGCTTCTGTACAAATAGATACAGCTGTTATTATAAGGGGTGTTTTCAAAAGCAACCAAGCCTAATTCTGTTCCAATTCAAGCCAAAAGGATTTTGATTAGAGAAGAGTAAGGCCTGTGCTATGTTATCACAGTTGATCCCAGCTGAAatcctgaggctgctgcagtcTATGAAATGCACTTCACTCCTGACTTCGGCCTTTTGTTGTGAGTGCCAAGCTAACACAAGGAGTAACTTCGCAGCATTTTCAGTGTCTGCTCTTCacctgacagatttttttccacttttgtaGTTCAGCTCTAAATTTCAAGGCTGTCAGTGAGTGGGAAGGGCTGTCCCAAACAAGGGTACTCTACCTGAGCTTGCTTTTTAGTGCTGCAACCTCACGGCCCAGGGCTTCATTGCTCTCAGTAGCTTCatccagctccctctgcagcttcctgcGGTTGGCGTTGATGCGCTGGGACtcttcctcagcctcctccagctgccttttCAGCTGCTTGAGCCTTGTGTTGCCTTTCTCGGCCTAAAGGGAGATTTCAGAGtaatgctttaatttaaaatggatCTAAGAGCTTTACATtcctcattttaatttcatgcttCTATCGAGAGTTGTTCTGAAACATGACCCAAATCAAAGACCGACGCTTATAGCCTGAAAATAACTTTGCTTTGTGGTGTTCATTTTGCTGATAGCTACTGTATGCAGACACAACCTCGttgtttcttttgctgcatAGTCCTACCTCTGCTTTTTGGGCTTGCAGATGGATTTGCATTAGataaagttaaaattttaatgtaaaatatgttCAGCATCTCTATTCATATAACACCAAGGGTGTTGTGCACAGTCCTGTATATTGCTGTGCAGTCAGACTGTTGAATGTGGCTGATTAACAAGGACTTGTGCTTTGGCACTTGATGTAGCACGGAAGAATTATATTGTCCCATCTTTTAGTAATGATCTGTATGGCTCTCCCAGCACAGAATCCAAGCATTCAGTTTGCTTTCTAGGGCATTTGCTTGAGGCACAACATGGAATCTTCCTTTCTTAGGGCAAAACCTAAAAATTCCTGTGCCCTCAGCTAAGACCCTTATGACACAAGTCTTTACCTGATCTTTGTACTGCTCTGCTTGCTTCCTCTCATCCTCAACCTGCAGCAGTGCATCCTTCAGCTTCTTGTCCTTCTGGCGCAGCGTCTTGGCCGCTGCCTGCTTCTCTCTGCAATGACAGGGCAGCTCTTGGTGATGTTGAGCTCTGTACTCTCCACCTGCCTTGGGCTTGTGGCTCATGCAACTGGCACCAAGGACCCTTGTGTTAAAGGTCTTACTGAATTTAACAGGTGAATTCTAAGGAAAACTTTAAGGCATGTTCTTCTGATCAAAACAACACCAAATATATGTCTCTGCTGTATGCTTTAGGTGCTCCTGGGGATGTGTTCTGAAACACAAGATGATTTCCTGAAGGAATAATCTAACAAGTGGTACAATGCTTTATGGCAATTAACCTGGCAGAGTCATAGGGCAGTCAGTCTAAAATGTGGAGGGGCAGATCCTTGCCTATGGTACCAGTGGAACTTTATAGCAATAAAATGGATCTTAATCAGAAGCTGTACCATCTCCAGGTACTTGCCATATGTCTCAAAAATGTTAAGTGGGAAAGAGATTTGACCAAGTTCAGTGGCACTGAGAGCCTGATGACACAAATCCTGCttgtttttgcttattttgtgTGTCATTAACTGGAACAATAAATGGACAGATGTGCCCTCTGGGACACGCATACCTGGCTTCCTGTTCCAATTGCTCTTCGAGAGAAGCAATTTTGGCCTCCAGAGCAGCAATTGTGGCTTTGAATTTGTTCTTCACAGCTccctccatctcctgcagcttACTCTTTAGTTCCTTGTTCTGCCTCTCCAGTTGCTGCCGCGCATTTTCGTTCTTCTGTGCAGTTGAGCGCTCTGTTGCCAGCTCAttgttcagctgctctgcctgcaagGTGGGAAGGGTGCTGTCACAAGTGTTGCATGCTCTCAGAAGTGCTGCATGCTTTCAGACAAATGACAGGTGGCAGTTTGGGATGGCAATCCCCCAGATATTCCAGAACCACAAGAAGCTTTTGCTGGAACACAAACAGAAAGTGCCGTGTGCTGGAGTGAGCTGTACCTGCTGTACTGCTTTCCTCATGCGGTCACCCATTGCCTCTATGTTGCTTtgctcctcttccagctcttcctccagctGGGCAATTCTTGCCTCCAGGCGCCGTTTCTCATCCTGAAGGCTTGTCCTgggaatttaaatttaataagtGAGTAGTTATGGTTCTGACCATTTGTTATGGTTGTATTATGAGCTGCCAGAAATGCAGAAGGAGAACAAGATATTTCAATGGAAGTAGTCATATGTGTGCACGTTGTCTTGTCAAGACCAGATGGCTGTTGGGAACGGAACAAAACTGCTCTTGGCAGCATTAGCAGCATGTTTAGAGCCTTGTGGGTAATTTGGTGTATTCCTACCTTCCAGAGGCAGCGCTTGCAAGTTCCTCTGccatctcttctttctcttggtCTGCTTGTTTGCGAgctctttctgcagcagccaggtcCTAGAGAAATGGAAGAAGCAGCGTAGTAAAGAAATGAGTAAATGTTCAAGTAGTTATAGCATGATTCAGAGGACTGTAAATTTTCTAAAGCTGGTATGAGATGGGCTGTCTTGTTAACAGAATAAATTCTTGTCATGTCATAAACCCTAGGGAAGTACAATGAAATATACTTTATCCAGCCTGTCAGAGGgtttctattttatttgttttggtcaCAAGATTTAATACAGGTAGGAATAATAGCACTAAGCACTCAAGAATTTATTGCTATTGAAAACAATTTGTGTTGGATCGTACAATTCATTTCCCTTTAAGGCTGGCCATCTGTACCTTTTTCcaaggtgatttttttcagctcagtcTGACTGTGCTCAGATGGAGATCCAACAGCTTTAGTGGAGTGTGTGGAGCACATGGAACTTGTTACAAGTCCAGTCCCCAAGAGCTGTTAGATTACTTCACTGCAGTTCTGTTTTGCTACTGAAGGCCATGTGTAATCTCCTTCATTCTGTTGTAGGTTTCCTACTTTACCTCCTGAAGCTGCATGAGTTCTGCTTCCAGactctttgctttcttctcattttctctggctgtagcaaatatttcttctctggcAGCCCGTGCATCGTCCAGCTCTCGTTGGTAGTCCTTCATCTGAGCCTTATTGAAAAGAATAACAAATTTGTTACAATTTCAGTCAAAAGAAATATGGACAGAACAGAACACATACATGTTTACATTGTCATAATGCTGCTGAAGTTATATTTTCTGCAGAGATCTGGTAGCACATGTTGAAAAGATGTGAAATGCTATTCCAAGGAGGGCAGTGCTTCCACTTGAACACTGCATCTTTTGTAATGCCTATTGTTCATATGTCCTCTGAATATTTGAGTTCATGTACAGTCTTAATCTTTCTGATTAagaaaatttttgttgtttagttGTTAGCATGTGACAGAGCAGTTGATATGGAGATTTAAAGTATAAACAGGAACATTCTAATTCAGAGATAGTCTGATTTCTGAACACTCTTTCATGCTCTTGAGTCAAGTGTTAGAACCCAGATTTATGCTCtgaatagattttattttatcctttctcTTCATGTCAATCTTTGTTTTTGTCCATGTGGATAAGTCAGTAGCAGATGGGTGTTGGCTAGAGAAGCTCTCTACCATGATgaaatttaagattttaatcATTTGCCCTGTGAATTTTTTCCACTGTTATTCAAACTGAGCATTCAAATACCGATATTTGAATGTGGCAGTCTAGTTAAAACTCCCCCTCTGACCAATTATCTGCAATGGGCATCACATGGGTTCACAGATATCACCTAACTTTTGTATTGTGGCTGCATATGaaacagcagtgggaaaaactgtgtttttgAGGTTACATACCTGTAATTTGCGAAGTTGTTTGATGGCTTCTTCCCGACCTTTGTTAGCAGAGTCAGCCTGGCTCTCCAGGTCTTTGACATCCATCTCCAGCTTCtttttggcagcagctgccagggcccGCTGCTTCCGCTCATCTTCCAGTTCCGTTTCATATTCATGGAGCTGATCATTAAGGAAAACAAGTTCAGTTTAGGAAAGTCCTCAAGCACTCTTAAAGACTCTGTGTATGTCTGGATAGGGCATACAGACCCCAGATCTCTGTTAACTGTGATTTCACTGGCagttaaaacacatttccattttGTCCCCAAATTAAAGGTTTCTGAAAGGACTCAGCAATTTGGGTTCTGTATGCATGGAAATATGTGTGTTACAAGATGATGACTACAGCAGTTGTCTTTGCTGTCACAACACTTCTGTACAAATAAGTTTTATCCTGTTTTCATCTCCAGTGCTTTTGTATGCAGTCAGTGTACCCCAGGAAGACAGATATATTAGAAGTTGTCTTTTTTCACTTGCACTGAGAATACAGGGAAGGTGGTTCTGACTATGTCAGAAATAACAATTCACAAGTTTTATACTATATTGGTTAAATAGCTGCATTTGTTGGTAAGTGTGCATCTGCTACTGAAGCAGGGaatctctcctgcttttttcaATGCAATAACCCTTTTTCGTCTtcttttttgtggtgtttttttttttttttaaatcaccaAGTACAAGGCAATGTAATGcttcttttttcattaatgttAGTAAGGTGCTTTAATACTGGCATTGGGCTGGGGGCTTTCAGCTGGCTTGGTTAGATATTTGCAAAGGTAGTGGCAGGGAATGGTACCTGTCTGAGGAgttgtcttttcttctcctcattcTGTTCATCTCTGGCTTGTAAATCTCTTTCAAACTGGCCTTTCAGGGCCTGCATATTAACTTCCAGCCTGAGTTTGGCATCTTCTGCAGCCTGTAGCTCATCCTCTAGCTCTTCTAATTGTGTCTTCATCTCCTCTACTTGCTGTTCAAGGGTCCGTTTAGATTTCTCCAATTCATGGACCTTTCAAGCAATGGGAATTTAATAGACTTGTTATGAGAAATAAGAATAATTACAGTTATACACAGTATACCTGCAGTATAGGCCACATTAGAAACTATCAGGTGTGGACAATGAATACAGTAACTTACACTGAAAATGATAAATTAGCTTTACTTTCTACACTGGCAAAACTGTCTTAAAATAATGAGATTCTCTTTATCCCAATCTTCTGTTTTTAATCTAGTCAAGCatcataatttaatttatttagtaTTAGAAGTAATATAATCATATCCCTGTAATAAAAGAAGTGATTGGCAAAACAGAAGTGGAAATTTGCTGCAATTACGTAAGTAAATTTAAGGCAGGTAGCAAAGTCAAATATAACTAATAAAATAAGATTTGCAGAGTTTACAGTTTCAAAGAAGTGTAATAAACTAGTACATTATTTAGAAATCAATTAGAATCTTCTTCATGCTTGAAgttatgttaaaaataaacatagcCTACAGTTACTTTGCCAAGCCCCTTGCAAGTTTGGACACAAATGGAATAACCTTTGAATTTTGTATGAAATATCTGATCTTGCTGAATGGATTTGTGTGCTGCAGAGAATTTCCCACACTGAAAACAATGATCTCTTTTTTTAGCTGCTATTTTAAGCTATTGTTGTTGAGATTGTTCTTAGGCCAAAACTTACATTCTTTCCAACATCATCTTTGGAGCTAACAAGATCTTCCATTTCAGCTTTCaacattttgtttgttctctCCAGTTCTTCTTTGGCTTCCAAAGCCTCTTCAAGTGCTCGAGCCAATGACAGagcctttgtttccttttctctagCTTCAGCTTCTGCTCTGTCCCTTTCATCTGCGTATTTTGAGGAGATGTTCTTCTCTTCAGCTAGCATCTGTAAAAAGGTAGTGTCAGTAGAGGAGGTCATGAGTAACAGGGCTTTTCTACTGCAGCTGACAACAACTGACAAGAGTCAGTTGTTAAAGAATCTCTGCTTTTGATAAAGGCatgtaaatacaaaattaacACTTCCTGTATAACTAAACTTTAGTTCACTTTTTTGTCCCCTTGTCCCAGTGGACCCTCTGTGAGTTTCAGACAGGCGAtaacacagcaagggagaatCTAAAATCCATACCTGATCAAacttcttctgtttcttctccagGTTGGAGACCAGTTGACGCTGGTTGTCTAAGTCCACCACCAGGtcatccagctcctgctggagtcTGTTCTtggttttttccagtttgtcaTAAGAAGCAGCCTTTTCTTCAAACTGTTGTGTGAGACTTTCAATTTCcttctgaagtttctttttgccttcttcCATGAATTCTACTGTGGTGGtaaattcctgtattttcttcttagaGTCAGAGAGCTGAAATTTGAATTCAGAGGACAAATCTTTGTAGCTGTGACAACAAAACTTGGCAGAGAGACAAAAACTTGGCCATGAGACAGCTAAGACCTGGAGCTTTCCTAGTTTGACCTGTGTGAAGCTATAGTTACCCATCACCCAGCCATCATAAAATGGGGCAGAGCACAGACCTAGGATGCACAAACAGGCCTTGTATGCAGGACTGTGTGTGGAGCTCCCTTGCACTCGTATCTGTCCTAAGGGGGGCACTTTAAGGGACAAGGGAGACTGCTGCCTCCATTGTGGAGCACTGCTGGTGCCATCTGGGCTAACAGCACAAATTCCCTGAAGGTCCATGTGCTGTGCCAGGATAATTCCACAGATCCTCTGGAATTGCCAACACAGTGATGGAGCTAATGATTTAACTATGGCACTGATACCTGTATTGTCAGTGTTGAAATATGTCTCtccagattttgttttgcttctacTTCTTCATCCAACTGTTCCTGCAAGCTGTTCTTTTCATCCTCCAACTGGCGGAGCTTGGTGGACACGTTCAGCTTCTGCCGCGTTTCTTCCTGAAGCAGCTCCTACAGTCACCACATCAATTGGCAAGACAGTCATTAGTTTAGGTCCTTTTATTGTGTATTTTATGAATATTGTAGGTGAGCTGATCTTGGATGCAAGTTTACCTGCGTATCCTGTAGCTGAGATCCTAAGGTTGCAACATCTTTGGTCAATttgatatttttgctttctgcttcatTGAGCAAACCGGTGACATTTTCAACCTCCACCTGTGAGATGCCACAGAGAATAAACTCAGTTATTTTGCAAACCTTCAAAATCTTCCTTAAACTTTAGTTTCCTTGGATTTGTCTGAAATCTTATCTAATGCCATTTTTATCTAGTTTACCACAGTATTTATTACTCTATATCAAAACCTAGTCATATTCATAAAGCAATAATAGTATTTTCCCTGCAATGAATTGCAAAGGAGAATGGGGATTTTTGAtggattttctttcctcttcccaagTTTGACAGAAGTTGATGcatttgattatatttttttacttatccACCAgcttaaaataataaagcaaatcTTATTGCAGCTATGAACAACATGTAACTGTAAGCTTGGTTAGTATATCTGGACATTGAATATCTACCAAAGAACCatttaaaattacctttaattatttcttaaactGTAGATAAGTGAGCATTCTCCTTTCATTGTCATCTTTTCTGAGCATGTGTGTTTAATAGCTGTCTAATGCATTTCCAAAAGCCACATACCTGTCAGTCATCCCCACCAGccaaaaatgaacaaacagaaagaaactgcCAGATCTGCATCATGGTCACTGAACCAGTGATGGCATTTCAGACTGCAACATGTACAGAGGGGTAGTGAGACTAAAAGGTCCCAGTTCCATGAGATGGAGTGGTTGTAGTTGATTAATTGGGTGATAATTGAGGTAGGAGTTTaagatgacaaaaaaatgaGTGTTTTGGCTGCAGGGCCGTAATTCCTCCAGATACACCCTCACAGAACAGTATAAAATGGACTTCCCAGTCCCATGGTGTCACAGCAAAGCATCAAACTCCTTCCTACCTGTAATTTATGGACTTTTTCATTGAGTTCTGTCCGAACACGCTCTCCCTCAGTGTATTTGGACTGTAAATCCTGCAGCTGTACTTCCAGCTTCTTCTTCTTGTGCTCCACATCTTGTTTGGCCTGATTCAGGCTCCTGACTTCATTAGCCAGATCAGCATTGTCTTTTTCCAGTGACTGTTTGGTCTTATCCAAGTTTGCTTTAGCCTACAAGCATGTGAAGAAATGAATAAAGGTGATTTATAGGAGGAAATGGTGTTATCtagttttcattattatttatccAGTTTTCAATGAGGTGGATTTCTGTTTACCCGTTTAAATtgttccagctgctctgtgagctCCTCCACAGCCTGAGTGTGCTTTTGCCTCATCTCCTGGACCTGGGCTTCATGAGTTCGAGTCTCCTCCTCCAGAGCTCTCTTGAGCACTGTGACCTCCTGCTCACGCTTTGCTCTGCAAGGTGACACACGTCAGTGGAGCAGCAAGGAGCactccagccccactgcagtGCCAGTGGGCAGTGCTGTACTGAGCTTGGTGACATTCCCCTTGTGCTCCATCTCCATacctgagctcctgctgggtGGCTGTGGTATCCAAAGTATCCTCCAGCTCTGTCTTGAGAGCCTCCAGCTCTTCCCCGAGGtctctcttctgcttctctgctttgtttcttgcAGCTTTTTCAGACTCCAAGTCTTCCTGGAGATCAGAAATTACAGATTCCAATTCTCGGATCTTCTTGAGGGCGTTGTTCTTCTGAGTAGTTTCATCTTCAAGCCTTTTTGAAAAAAGAGCgtttcattttagaaattaaaaaaaagtaataatgaTTTCACTTTGAGGAAGTCAGTATACACTAAAGATTTATAAGTTCTGTGCAGGAAAGTGccaaagaaaggaaagactGATGCAAAAAAGATCAAACAGCTGTACTTTAGCTGGATGCAATATCTGGAGATCCTGATTAGTTGATTCAGCAAGTTTTGGTTCAGTGTTTTCCCTCTAAAATTCATACAGAAAATCCACTGAGATTCTGGAGTGGAATCTCAGGTCAGactcttaattaatttttccctgttGCCTATGATTATTACATTTCATCATACTTGACAAGACTGCCCTTGCCTATGGGAAGAGGAGTTTTCATTGGTACCTGAAGgtaatttaataaaatagattatttttctatGGACAAGTAATagcataattatttttcacaaaaggACATTTGGAAAATGGGGAATCACATGGAAGGAATGAACTGAGAGATGTGATTCATGGCTGGAGGTTCTCAGTGTCTGGGAAGGGACAAGATATGTTCCAGCCTGGGCTTTCCACCGTGTGCAGACCCAGGAGGGAGTACCTGGccagagcagcctgcagctcttcctccttcttGGCCAGTTGTGCCTTCAGGTCAGCAATTtgtgcctggagctctgcaaTCTGCTCGTGTAGATCATTTGcctctccttccagcttccTCTTAACTTTGTCCAGTTCTTGTCtgctcttctcttccttcttcagcCGCACTGAAAAAGGAGGGATTTTGGTCACCAGACTGTGGTAAAGCCAGGAGTCCTTAATCTGATCTCAAACTTAGGCAAAAAATGGTTCTGGCCTCCAGTGTGGCCATGCATTTGACTACAAGTCACTGTGTTTTTGGAGCAACATGCAATGCCTTATTTCTATCCATcctaaataataatttctttatctttcttacaacataagcattttttcctctcatttttccCTCTACTCTTTTATATGTAACAAATAAAAAGGTTCTATTGTTTGGCACCATGAGGATTTGGTGATTAGCACCAAACTGTCTTCAGCACAAAAAATTTGGAGATACcccacagatttttaaaaagttctctCCAGATtctgtttaggtttttttgttctgtgccaaggaaaaagaagaaattctacAAAACCCACAATAAATTATTGTTCCTGTTACCTTCAAGTTCAGAAATCATAGATTCATGTTTGTTCTTGAGCTTTGTAagatttttggctttttcttcttcttctgcaaGATTTGTTGTTAGATCACTTATTCTTTCCtcaagttgttttctttccttaagaaaaataaaatacttctgttaGCAAACATGTCTGTCACTGATGATCATAAACCAACTCTTTGCCAACCAAAACTGTCCTTTTATGCTGTATTTCTTGAGATTGTGGTGatacatttcaatttttcagtTACAGATGAGCTTTGGAGCACTGTCTATGACTTCCATGTTCTCTAAGCTGCTGCTCTTAGAATCTTGTGCTCTCTCTGATGGCTGCTAAGTACAGGGCCCAGTTCACAGGAGCATTCCCTTTTGGAAAGTACTGGAAGACATTCTTACTTCCAGTTTTAATCATAAAGTTTGGTTGGAATTAGTTGAAAACCCAGAGAATTATTTAGTCTGCTCTTGGACAAGAAGACATGTCTTCCACCGATTGTCCTTGactgctgtaaatattttgcttgaaGATATTGTTGTTATGCAGGTCTCAAACACAATAGTTTTACACAATTTTCAATTGTTTGAAtgagcacagaaaaattatcagaaatgCATTTGATAGAGGCTGGACTGATGGCCTGGTGTAACTACGTCCATGAAATTAGACCATCAAGAGTATTCCTGTTGTTCTAGTGGAAGAGACTAGTTCTCTCAACTTTCACTACTTTCAGAGTAAGAAAGTGGACCCAGAACACTCACCTTGCTTAGCTTATTATTCTGGTCTTCCATTATTAGAATAtcatcttccattttctttatcttgCTATCTGCTGCGACTTTTTCAAGTTGCAGTTTCTGCCTTGCAGCCTCTTCTTCTTCCAGCTGTTCCTCAAGGTCCTTTAGGAAAAAGAAGGCCACAAAACATGaattctggaaataaaatactacTTATATAATTCTTAAGAAATGCTTAATGTTTATTACTGTATGTTGTAAAccttgtttcttttattaagCTAGACAATCTGTAATCCTTTACAATGtagaaggaaagattttttaaaagaatgttttagaGAGAATAGGATTGAGATGGGGAAGAAGAGAACCCTGGAGGAAAGTGCATCAATTGATTGTCCTTCCTTCAGTAGCACAGACATATATCCTACAGAGGATTGTGCAGCAAGAACTGTCCTAGGATCTGATGTTTTCCAGTCTCTGTTGTGTCTCAAGTTATTGTTATAACTTGTTATCCAAGTTATTGTCTGTACTTGTCACTTATCCCTCCTTACCAGCATTTGTTGttgcatctttttcttctctgcctgcagctgctggctgcgctcctcctcctcctcaatTCTGGCTTCCATCTCATGCAGGATCTCTTCCAGCTCTTGTTTCTTAGCTGCTAAACGGACTCTCATCTCCTCAGCCTCAGCATACAGCTCAGTTTCTGCCtgaagctgctctgccaggaggTTCTTCTCTTCAACAAGCTGCACAAATAGAATGGAGAGCAAGTTAAGGCTTGGAGTGCAAATTGTTTGTTTAACTGGATATTTCTGGAGTACAGGGAGGCAGCTCCACTACACATGTGTGGATGTTGGGCCTTTACTGGAGTGACTGGGAGCGTGTCTGCACTGACCTGCTCTGGACCATTGCTATGAGGACAATCATGAGTGCAAAGGAGAGAGACACCTTTATTATAACAGCTTCAAGACGTGGTAAAAGAACAGCTAGTGTTTCCCAGAGGCTCAGAGCTGTAAATCACCTGTGAGTGTTTCAGTTCCAGCTCCTTCAATTCActctctgctttttgttgtCTTTCCTTAGTTTTTTGTAGTTCTTCATCCTTGGCctgcatttcttcctcttggCGGGTGACTTGCAGCAGTGGCTTCACCTGgaaatggaaagattttttttaagaatgtttCCTGTCAGTATTTGTGTTGCTGATGGTGCTTAAAGGACTGACTGGCACGAATGGTAGTGCTGTCATTGCTCAAGACTGGACAGATACTGTCCAGCCAAGCTTGATGGGAACATCTTTAAAGCCCCAAGCCCCAGCAGTGTTGCTCTTGGCTGTCCCTGTGTTAATTCCTGGGGCTTGTGAGCACCTCTACCTCTGATAGTGCCACTTTTGAAATGTCTCCAGGCCTATTTTCATCCCTTGATAATGTACAAAAGTTCCATCTGCATAGAAGGGCAATGTGCACACACAGGTGTGTGTGTTACTGCCTGTTTCTGGTTGCAGAGGAGATTGCTATCAACCCAGGTAGGAAAAGTTTTCCGAAGCCAAACTGAAGGCCGTTCTTGAAACACCTGAGCCTCTTTAATAGGAAAATAGACTTAATTTACATGAGTGCCCAGCAGGAAGATGTTTAGTGTCCCAGTTAGGAATTCCCAAGCTACTTGTTCTCCATAGATATATCACTCTGGatgataaaaagaaacagaatgatATCATGAATAGAAACAGAATGGatgataaaacagaaaattcacttttacTCTGTATTCTCATTATCCACCcctgtgaaattatttcattttgtggcaattaaaaaaatctccaagcATCCAAAATCTTTTATGAATTTCTGCTCAACTagattgttttcttctcaagaaCAACCTTTAATGTTAATGGCATTATAGAACTATTCAGAGTATCTCTAACCCTAAGTTTTGTGAAACTAATGAGGCTCTTGCCACCAGCTGCAATGGGCTTTGGAACAAGGAGTGTGCCTGACAAGATGTACCTTGG
Proteins encoded in this region:
- the MYH11 gene encoding myosin-11 isoform X3, which gives rise to MAQKPLSDDEKFLFVDKNFINNPLAQADWSAKKLVWIPSEKHGFEAASIKEEKGDEVVVELAENGKKVTLSKDDIQKMNPPKFSKVEDMAELTCLNEASVLHNLRERYFSGLIYTYSGLFCVVINPYKQLPIYSEKIIDMYKGKKRHEMPPHIYAIADTAYRSMLQDREDQSILCTGESGAGKTENTKKVIQYLAVVASSHKGKKDTSVTQGPSFAYGELEKQLLQANPILEAFGNAKTVKNDNSSRFGKFIRINFDVTGYIVGANIETYLLEKSRAIRQAKDERTFHIFYYLIAGASEQMRNDLLLEGFNNYTFLSSGYVPIPSQQDDEMFQETLEAMKIMGFTDEEQTAILRVVSSVLQLGNIVFKKERNTDQASMPDDTAAQKVCHLMGINVTDFTRSILTPRIKVGRDVVQKAQTKEQADFAIEALAKAKFERLFRWILARVNKALDKTKRQGASFLGILDIAGFEIFEINSFEQLCINYTNEKLQQLFNHTMFILEQEEYQREGIEWNFIDFGLDLQPCIELIERPTNPPGVLALLDEECWFPKATDTSFVEKLIQEQGNHPKFQKPKQLKDKTEFCIMHYAGKVTYNATAWLTKNMDPLNDNVTSLLNQSSDKFVADLWKDVDRIVGLDQMAKMSESSLPSASKTKKGMFRTVGQLYKEQLTKLMTTLRNTNPNFVRCIIPNHEKRSGKLDAHLVLEQLRCNGVLEGIRICRQGFPNRIVFQEFRQRYEILAANAIPKGFMDGKQACILMIKALELDPNLYRIGQSKIFFRTGVLAHLEEERDLKITDVIITFQAMSRGYLARKAFAKRQQQLTAMKVIQRNCAAYLKLRNWQWWRLFTKVKPLLQVTRQEEEMQAKDEELQKTKERQQKAESELKELELKHSQLVEEKNLLAEQLQAETELYAEAEEMRVRLAAKKQELEEILHEMEARIEEEEERSQQLQAEKKKMQQQMLDLEEQLEEEEAARQKLQLEKVAADSKIKKMEDDILIMEDQNNKLSKERKQLEERISDLTTNLAEEEEKAKNLTKLKNKHESMISELEVRLKKEEKSRQELDKVKRKLEGEANDLHEQIAELQAQIADLKAQLAKKEEELQAALARLEDETTQKNNALKKIRELESVISDLQEDLESEKAARNKAEKQKRDLGEELEALKTELEDTLDTTATQQELRAKREQEVTVLKRALEEETRTHEAQVQEMRQKHTQAVEELTEQLEQFKRAKANLDKTKQSLEKDNADLANEVRSLNQAKQDVEHKKKKLEVQLQDLQSKYTEGERVRTELNEKVHKLQVEVENVTGLLNEAESKNIKLTKDVATLGSQLQDTQELLQEETRQKLNVSTKLRQLEDEKNSLQEQLDEEVEAKQNLERHISTLTIQLSDSKKKIQEFTTTVEFMEEGKKKLQKEIESLTQQFEEKAASYDKLEKTKNRLQQELDDLVVDLDNQRQLVSNLEKKQKKFDQMLAEEKNISSKYADERDRAEAEAREKETKALSLARALEEALEAKEELERTNKMLKAEMEDLVSSKDDVGKNVHELEKSKRTLEQQVEEMKTQLEELEDELQAAEDAKLRLEVNMQALKGQFERDLQARDEQNEEKKRQLLRQLHEYETELEDERKQRALAAAAKKKLEMDVKDLESQADSANKGREEAIKQLRKLQAQMKDYQRELDDARAAREEIFATARENEKKAKSLEAELMQLQEDLAAAERARKQADQEKEEMAEELASAASGRTSLQDEKRRLEARIAQLEEELEEEQSNIEAMGDRMRKAVQQAEQLNNELATERSTAQKNENARQQLERQNKELKSKLQEMEGAVKNKFKATIAALEAKIASLEEQLEQEAREKQAAAKTLRQKDKKLKDALLQVEDERKQAEQYKDQAEKGNTRLKQLKRQLEEAEEESQRINANRRKLQRELDEATESNEALGREVAALKSKLRGTQEPSHD